One Methanocaldococcus infernus ME DNA segment encodes these proteins:
- the metG gene encoding methionine--tRNA ligase, translated as MYLITTALAYTNGPLHLGHVRSTYIPADILYKYLKLRGEEVIHVGGTDNHGVPILLRAEKEGKKPEEIVEYYHKRIKEDLDSLGIEFDVFGKTHSEIHIKTAQEFYLKLVENGYIYEKEIEQFYCENCKKFLPDRYVEGLCPYCGGEARGDHCESCGRHLEPFELREPYCVICGSKNLKVKKSIHYFFKLSALKEELENYIKNAKEMPEHVKNLALNWIKELHDWDISRDIPWGVPIPGTDKVMYVWLEAPIGYISFTKMLGEEYYKKYWLNKDSKIYHFIGKDITVHHAVFWPGMLIAHSSYNLPSAVISGGYLTLEGKKMSTSKGWVIWIKDFVEKFDSDYLRYYLVMAAPLFKDCDFSLEEFQKKVNNELINIIGNFTHRVLTFTYRKCKKVPLVEIEESEILKLIDETVEEYDKLIREFKFRDALNKVLHLAIKGNEYFQKEEPWNIKDEEKLKEVLYLSCKLVKAISYLLYPYMPNKSRELLNIMNEELDLELRGRELKKPKIVFKKIEDKDIEEFRNKYLKEGEKVEEIDISYLEKIDLRVGKIVEAEDIKKSKKLLKLIVDLGDDKRQIVSGIKEFYKPEDLIGKKVIVVCNLKPAKLCGVLSEGMILAAEDESGVSLLTVDRDIKEGSKVR; from the coding sequence ATGTATCTAATAACAACAGCCTTAGCCTATACAAATGGCCCCTTACACTTAGGGCATGTGAGATCAACCTATATACCAGCAGATATTTTATACAAATATTTAAAACTTAGAGGAGAAGAGGTTATCCATGTTGGAGGGACAGACAACCATGGAGTTCCTATTCTATTAAGGGCTGAAAAAGAGGGGAAGAAGCCAGAGGAAATAGTTGAATACTATCATAAAAGAATTAAAGAAGACCTTGACTCATTAGGGATAGAGTTTGATGTGTTTGGGAAAACACATAGTGAGATACACATAAAGACAGCTCAGGAATTCTATTTAAAGTTGGTTGAGAATGGCTACATTTATGAAAAAGAGATAGAACAATTTTACTGTGAAAATTGTAAAAAGTTTTTACCAGATAGATATGTTGAAGGCCTCTGTCCTTACTGTGGAGGAGAAGCAAGAGGAGACCATTGTGAAAGTTGTGGAAGACACTTAGAGCCTTTTGAGTTGAGAGAGCCTTACTGTGTCATCTGTGGAAGCAAAAATTTAAAGGTAAAGAAGAGTATTCATTACTTTTTTAAGCTGAGTGCTTTAAAGGAGGAGCTTGAAAATTATATTAAAAATGCTAAAGAGATGCCTGAGCATGTGAAAAACTTAGCCTTAAACTGGATTAAAGAGCTTCATGATTGGGATATTTCAAGAGATATCCCTTGGGGAGTTCCTATTCCAGGAACTGATAAGGTTATGTATGTCTGGTTGGAGGCTCCTATTGGTTATATATCCTTCACTAAAATGTTGGGAGAGGAGTATTATAAAAAATATTGGTTAAATAAAGACTCTAAAATTTACCACTTTATTGGGAAAGATATTACTGTCCATCATGCTGTATTCTGGCCAGGAATGTTAATAGCTCACTCCTCTTACAACCTACCAAGTGCTGTTATCAGTGGGGGTTACCTAACCTTAGAAGGAAAAAAGATGAGTACAAGTAAGGGATGGGTAATTTGGATTAAGGACTTTGTTGAAAAGTTTGACAGTGACTATTTAAGATACTACTTAGTGATGGCTGCTCCTCTTTTCAAGGATTGTGACTTCTCACTTGAAGAGTTTCAGAAGAAGGTAAATAATGAGCTAATTAATATCATTGGAAACTTCACCCATAGGGTCTTAACTTTCACATACAGGAAATGTAAAAAGGTTCCTTTGGTTGAGATAGAGGAGAGTGAAATTTTAAAGTTGATTGATGAAACTGTTGAAGAGTATGATAAATTAATTAGAGAGTTTAAGTTTAGGGATGCTTTAAATAAAGTTCTACACCTTGCTATAAAAGGAAATGAATACTTCCAGAAGGAGGAGCCATGGAATATTAAAGATGAGGAGAAGTTAAAAGAAGTTCTATACTTAAGTTGTAAGTTGGTTAAAGCTATCTCCTACCTATTATATCCTTACATGCCTAATAAATCAAGAGAGCTCTTAAATATTATGAATGAAGAGCTTGATTTAGAGCTTAGAGGTAGAGAGTTGAAAAAGCCTAAAATAGTATTTAAAAAGATAGAGGATAAAGATATTGAAGAATTTAGAAACAAATATTTAAAAGAAGGTGAGAAAGTGGAAGAGATTGATATAAGTTACTTGGAAAAGATAGACTTGAGGGTTGGGAAAATAGTTGAGGCTGAAGATATAAAGAAGTCTAAGAAGTTGTTAAAGTTAATTGTTGATTTAGGAGATGATAAGAGACAGATAGTTTCAGGAATTAAAGAGTTCTACAAGCCAGAAGATCTTATAGGAAAAAAGGTTATAGTTGTTTGTAATTTAAAGCCTGCTAAGCTCTGTGGAGTTCTCTCTGAAGGAATGATCTTAGCTGCTGAAGATGAGAGTGGAGTTAGCTTACTAACAGTAGATAGGGATATAAAAGAGGGAAGTAAGGTTAGATAA
- the leuC gene encoding isopropylmalate/citramalate isomerase large subunit, with protein sequence MGMTIVEKILARASGKKEVSPGDIVMAKIDRAMVHDITGPLTVNTLKKYNIEKVWDNEKIVILFDHQVPADSIKAAENHILMRNFVKEQNIKYFYDIREGVCHQVLPEKGHVAPGEVLVGADSHTCTHGALGAFATGIGSTDMAHVFATGELWFKVPETIYFNITGELKPYVTSKDVILSIIGEVGVDGATYKACQFGGETVKNMSIASRMTMTNMAIEMGGKTGIIEPDEKTINYVKEAMEKHGTLREFKPIKGDEDAEFSEVYEIEADKIEPVFACPHNVDNVKQCREVAGKPIDQVFIGSCTNGRLEDLRMAINVIEKHGGIAEDVRVIVTPASREEYLKALKEGIIEKFIKYGCVVTNPSCSACMGSLYGVLGPGEVCVSTSNRNFRGRQGSLEAEIYLASPITAAACAVKGELVDPRDL encoded by the coding sequence ATGGGAATGACAATAGTTGAAAAAATTTTAGCAAGAGCTTCAGGGAAGAAGGAGGTTTCTCCTGGAGATATAGTGATGGCTAAGATTGATAGAGCTATGGTTCATGACATTACAGGGCCTTTAACAGTTAACACCCTAAAAAAATATAACATAGAGAAAGTTTGGGACAATGAGAAGATAGTTATTTTATTTGACCATCAAGTTCCTGCTGACAGTATAAAAGCTGCAGAAAACCACATATTAATGAGAAACTTTGTTAAAGAGCAAAATATAAAGTATTTCTATGACATTAGGGAAGGAGTTTGTCATCAAGTTCTTCCAGAGAAGGGGCATGTAGCTCCAGGAGAGGTTTTAGTTGGAGCAGATTCTCACACTTGTACACATGGAGCCCTTGGAGCCTTTGCCACTGGAATAGGCTCTACAGATATGGCCCATGTCTTTGCCACTGGAGAGCTTTGGTTTAAGGTTCCTGAAACCATCTATTTCAACATAACAGGAGAGTTAAAGCCCTATGTAACTTCAAAAGATGTTATCCTCTCAATCATAGGAGAGGTAGGAGTTGATGGGGCTACATATAAGGCTTGCCAATTTGGAGGAGAAACTGTTAAAAATATGAGTATAGCCTCTAGAATGACAATGACAAACATGGCTATAGAGATGGGAGGAAAAACTGGAATAATTGAGCCTGATGAGAAAACTATAAACTATGTTAAGGAAGCTATGGAGAAGCATGGAACTTTAAGAGAGTTTAAGCCAATAAAAGGAGATGAAGATGCTGAATTCTCAGAGGTTTATGAGATTGAGGCTGATAAAATAGAGCCTGTCTTTGCCTGTCCTCATAATGTAGATAATGTTAAACAGTGTAGGGAAGTTGCTGGGAAGCCAATTGATCAAGTCTTTATAGGAAGCTGTACAAATGGAAGACTTGAAGACTTAAGAATGGCTATTAATGTTATAGAAAAACATGGAGGCATAGCTGAGGATGTAAGGGTTATAGTAACTCCAGCATCAAGGGAAGAGTATTTAAAAGCTTTAAAAGAGGGAATCATTGAGAAGTTTATAAAATATGGCTGTGTTGTAACTAACCCATCATGCTCAGCCTGTATGGGCTCTCTATATGGAGTCTTAGGTCCAGGAGAGGTTTGTGTTTCAACATCAAACAGAAACTTTAGAGGTAGACAAGGCTCTTTAGAAGCTGAGATTTACTTAGCTTCTCCTATCACAGCAGCAGCCTGTGCTGTTAAAGGAGAGTTGGTAGATCCAAGAGATCTTTAA
- a CDS encoding glycoside hydrolase family 15 protein: MILGNSGLLIKFGDYGEMEYLFYPNVGYEAHFFDGLFAVYDKNIKWCWDFKVSQVLEDFYLKSIYKGRDLEIVVKDYIPISHDVLIKDIFIKNFGEKRNLKFFFYENLRVGEPPKENVVKYIDGNIVKIANDYIFLISSSKKPSSYQCGHRYDKDSAYIDIENGILKENDESRGVLTDSALCWEFEIDRSYNFKIFILSQYKSNLDIALEQMKVIKHQISNIKNITMTYYSRVLENALKNIDKEYLSYRKIIEKALINLLFLSDRSGGIIASPSLHPDYRYVWGRDGSYIAIALLLYGIKFPAERFFKFMAKVQNPNGSWLQNYFVNGKPRLTGEQIDQAGSVIWALNVYNRLYGNKEFLERLWDMVEKAGNYLANSIFKPCFDLWEEKFAVFSYTTGAIYAGLKSAIEIGISLNKDIDESWYRSLERLKRDVNKLYSEEKGRFLKSINPIFEEIDTSILGLSYPFNLVKFEDERMIKTAEAIEKAFNYRVGGIGRYPEDCYFGGNPWIITTLWLSLYYKKLYEILNISKYKDKSNQLFKWCLKYSFEGLFPEQVHKDLGVPVSALPLGWSNAMFLIYTAKRRDIIIP, translated from the coding sequence ATGATTCTTGGAAATTCTGGATTACTTATTAAGTTTGGAGATTATGGAGAGATGGAATACTTATTCTACCCAAATGTTGGTTATGAAGCCCATTTCTTTGATGGCCTATTTGCTGTCTATGACAAAAATATAAAGTGGTGCTGGGACTTTAAAGTTTCTCAAGTTTTAGAGGACTTTTACTTAAAAAGTATTTATAAAGGTAGAGATTTAGAGATAGTTGTTAAGGACTATATTCCAATTTCCCATGATGTTCTAATTAAAGATATCTTTATAAAAAATTTTGGAGAAAAGAGAAATCTAAAGTTCTTTTTTTATGAAAACTTAAGAGTTGGAGAACCACCTAAGGAGAATGTAGTTAAGTATATAGATGGAAATATTGTAAAGATAGCCAATGATTACATTTTCTTAATCTCATCAAGTAAAAAGCCAAGCTCTTATCAATGTGGGCATAGGTATGATAAAGATAGTGCCTATATTGATATAGAGAATGGTATTTTGAAGGAAAATGATGAAAGTAGAGGGGTTTTAACTGACAGTGCCCTATGCTGGGAGTTTGAGATAGATAGAAGTTACAACTTTAAAATTTTTATCCTCTCTCAATATAAGTCTAACTTAGACATAGCCTTAGAGCAGATGAAGGTTATAAAGCATCAGATTAGTAATATTAAAAATATTACCATGACTTACTACAGCAGAGTTTTGGAGAATGCCTTAAAAAATATAGATAAAGAATATCTAAGCTATAGAAAAATTATTGAGAAAGCTCTTATAAACCTTCTCTTTCTCTCTGATAGAAGTGGGGGGATTATAGCTTCTCCATCCCTTCATCCAGATTACAGATATGTCTGGGGAAGAGATGGCTCTTATATAGCTATAGCTCTCCTTCTCTATGGAATTAAATTTCCTGCTGAGAGGTTCTTTAAATTTATGGCCAAGGTTCAGAATCCTAATGGCTCTTGGCTACAAAATTATTTTGTCAATGGAAAGCCAAGACTAACAGGAGAGCAGATAGATCAAGCTGGCTCAGTGATTTGGGCTTTGAATGTCTATAATAGGCTATATGGAAATAAGGAATTCTTGGAGAGACTCTGGGATATGGTTGAGAAAGCTGGGAATTATTTAGCTAACTCTATATTTAAGCCATGCTTTGATCTCTGGGAGGAAAAGTTTGCTGTTTTCTCTTACACAACTGGAGCTATCTATGCTGGACTTAAATCAGCTATTGAAATAGGGATTAGCTTAAATAAGGATATTGATGAGAGTTGGTACAGAAGTTTAGAGAGGTTAAAGAGAGATGTTAATAAACTTTACTCAGAAGAGAAGGGAAGATTTTTAAAGTCTATAAATCCAATATTTGAAGAAATAGATACAAGTATCTTAGGTTTAAGCTATCCCTTTAACTTGGTTAAGTTTGAAGATGAAAGGATGATTAAAACAGCTGAAGCTATAGAGAAAGCTTTTAACTACAGAGTTGGAGGGATTGGAAGATATCCAGAGGACTGCTACTTTGGAGGGAATCCTTGGATTATAACAACCTTATGGCTCTCTCTATATTATAAGAAGTTATATGAAATCTTAAATATTAGTAAGTATAAAGATAAATCTAACCAGTTGTTTAAGTGGTGTCTAAAGTATTCCTTTGAAGGTCTATTCCCAGAGCAGGTTCATAAAGATCTTGGAGTTCCAGTCTCAGCTCTACCCTTAGGTTGGAGTAATGCCATGTTCCTTATATATACAGCTAAGAGGAGAGATATAATTATTCCATAA
- the mch gene encoding methenyltetrahydromethanopterin cyclohydrolase: MISVNKEAYKVVQKMIENKELLNIEVVKLENGATVLDCGINALGSWEAGKLFTKVCLGGLAKVSISPSPCECKGLNLPYVKVLTSHPAISTLGSQKAGWAIKVDKFFAMGSGPARALAKKPKKTYEEINYEDHADIAILCLETSKMPDEKVADYIAKECNVETENLYLLVAPTSSLVGSIQISGRVVENGTYKMLEVLEFDVNKVKYASGLAPIAPIVGDDFTMMGVTNDMVLYGGITHYYIKADENDDLESLCKALPSSSSKDYGKPFLEVFKAADYDFYKIDKGMFAPAVVMINDMTNGKVYKAGHVNVEILKKSLGYVELY; the protein is encoded by the coding sequence ATGATAAGTGTCAATAAAGAGGCTTACAAAGTAGTCCAGAAGATGATAGAAAATAAAGAGCTTTTAAATATAGAGGTTGTTAAGTTAGAAAATGGGGCCACTGTTTTAGACTGTGGAATAAATGCCTTAGGAAGCTGGGAAGCTGGGAAGTTATTTACAAAGGTTTGCTTAGGTGGATTGGCAAAGGTTTCCATCTCTCCATCTCCATGTGAATGTAAGGGGTTAAATTTACCTTATGTTAAGGTTTTAACATCACATCCAGCCATCTCAACCTTAGGCTCTCAAAAGGCTGGATGGGCTATAAAGGTTGATAAATTCTTTGCCATGGGTTCTGGACCAGCAAGAGCTTTAGCTAAGAAGCCAAAGAAAACCTATGAAGAGATAAACTATGAAGATCATGCTGATATAGCCATCTTATGTTTAGAAACTTCAAAGATGCCAGATGAGAAGGTTGCTGACTACATAGCTAAGGAGTGTAATGTAGAGACTGAAAACCTCTATTTATTAGTGGCTCCAACCTCTTCATTGGTTGGCTCTATACAGATAAGTGGTAGAGTTGTTGAAAATGGAACTTACAAGATGTTAGAAGTTTTAGAATTTGATGTTAATAAGGTTAAGTATGCCTCTGGATTGGCTCCAATTGCTCCTATAGTTGGAGATGACTTCACAATGATGGGAGTAACCAATGATATGGTTCTTTATGGAGGAATTACTCATTACTATATAAAAGCTGATGAAAATGATGACTTAGAAAGCTTATGTAAGGCTCTACCATCCTCATCATCAAAAGACTATGGAAAGCCTTTCTTAGAAGTGTTTAAAGCTGCTGACTATGACTTCTATAAAATAGATAAGGGAATGTTTGCTCCAGCTGTTGTTATGATCAATGACATGACAAATGGAAAGGTTTATAAAGCTGGACATGTGAATGTTGAAATCCTTAAGAAGTCTTTAGGCTATGTTGAGCTATATTAA
- a CDS encoding glycoside hydrolase family 57 protein, which translates to MLITFNFEVHQPHRLNKKIKEKEDLWERYVDTKLNKEVFNKVANNCYIPTNLLLLELIDDYDFKVNFSISGVFIEQAMEFNDYVLDLFKDLVKTGNVELIGETYYHSLSSLHESEEEFIEDIEKHKKLYKEVFNFKPRVFRNTELIYNNRIAKIVKDLGFEAIFTEGTEKVLEWRSPNYLYSSPDGMKVLLRNYRLSDDIGFRFSARDWDQWPLTADKYAAWLSVTPGDLINIYMDYETFGEHHWKDSGIFEFLRYLPQEIGKYEHLEVVNVSETLKLEPKGEIFVHEFSTISWADTERDVSAWLGNKMQIICYEKLKEIGELIKKNKKRFGKNFEKIYKIYKTLQISDHLYYLSTKGLGDFEVHNYFSHYDTPYDAYAYFLNILYDFEYYLKEQLKDSLESEDFKVERVKKEKSIRKKRESNVKYIIVE; encoded by the coding sequence ATGCTAATAACCTTTAATTTTGAAGTTCATCAGCCACATAGGCTAAATAAGAAAATAAAAGAGAAGGAGGATTTATGGGAAAGATATGTTGATACAAAATTAAATAAAGAAGTGTTCAATAAGGTAGCCAATAACTGTTATATCCCTACAAATCTCCTTTTATTGGAGTTAATTGATGACTATGACTTTAAGGTTAATTTTTCAATTAGTGGAGTTTTTATAGAGCAAGCTATGGAGTTTAATGACTATGTCTTAGATCTCTTCAAAGATTTGGTTAAAACTGGAAATGTTGAGTTAATAGGAGAAACTTACTATCATAGTTTATCAAGCCTACATGAGAGTGAAGAGGAGTTTATTGAAGATATTGAGAAGCATAAAAAGTTATATAAAGAAGTTTTTAACTTTAAGCCAAGAGTTTTTAGAAATACTGAGCTAATCTACAACAATAGGATAGCTAAGATAGTTAAAGATTTGGGCTTTGAGGCTATTTTTACTGAAGGGACTGAGAAGGTTTTAGAGTGGAGAAGTCCAAACTATCTATATAGCTCTCCTGATGGTATGAAGGTCTTGCTAAGAAACTATAGGTTGAGTGATGACATTGGATTTAGATTCTCAGCAAGAGATTGGGATCAGTGGCCCTTAACAGCTGATAAATATGCTGCTTGGCTCTCAGTTACTCCTGGAGACCTTATAAACATCTATATGGACTATGAAACCTTTGGAGAGCATCACTGGAAAGATTCTGGAATTTTTGAGTTTTTAAGATATCTTCCTCAGGAGATAGGGAAGTATGAGCATTTAGAAGTTGTTAATGTTAGTGAAACCTTAAAGTTAGAGCCTAAGGGAGAGATATTTGTCCATGAATTCTCAACAATCTCATGGGCTGACACTGAGAGAGATGTTAGTGCATGGCTTGGGAATAAGATGCAAATCATATGCTATGAAAAATTAAAGGAGATTGGAGAGTTAATAAAGAAAAATAAAAAGAGGTTTGGGAAAAACTTTGAAAAGATCTATAAGATTTATAAAACCTTACAGATAAGTGATCATCTCTACTATCTCTCAACTAAGGGGTTAGGGGACTTTGAGGTTCATAACTACTTTAGCCACTATGATACTCCTTATGATGCCTATGCCTATTTCTTAAATATCTTGTATGACTTTGAATACTACCTTAAAGAACAGCTAAAGGATAGCTTGGAGAGTGAAGATTTTAAAGTTGAGAGGGTTAAGAAGGAGAAGAGTATAAGGAAAAAAAGAGAGAGTAATGTTAAATATATTATAGTTGAGTAA
- the dcd gene encoding dCTP deaminase: protein MILSDKDILKNIESKNLIIKPFNKKHLGPCSYDVTLGDEFIIYESEVYDLTKPLEYKKVKVKNSLLVCPLNYIGDVEKLKEKYEVDLAVKGGILGTTNEYIELPNNICAQYQGRSSLGRVFLTSHQTAGWIDAGFKGKITLEIVAFDKPVILYVGQRIGQLIFSYLNTPAEVGYCERKMSKYKNQSSVLPSLIHRDFE from the coding sequence ATGATATTAAGTGACAAAGACATATTAAAAAATATTGAGTCCAAAAATTTAATTATCAAGCCTTTCAATAAGAAACACTTAGGTCCCTGTAGTTATGATGTAACCCTTGGAGATGAATTTATCATATATGAAAGTGAAGTTTATGACTTAACAAAACCCTTAGAATATAAAAAAGTTAAAGTAAAGAACTCTCTTTTAGTCTGTCCTTTAAATTATATTGGAGATGTAGAGAAATTAAAGGAGAAGTATGAAGTTGACTTAGCTGTCAAAGGTGGAATTTTAGGGACAACAAATGAATACATAGAATTACCAAATAACATCTGTGCCCAATATCAAGGAAGAAGTAGCTTAGGGAGAGTTTTTTTAACCTCACATCAAACAGCTGGCTGGATAGATGCTGGCTTTAAGGGAAAGATAACTCTTGAAATAGTGGCCTTTGACAAGCCAGTTATTCTCTATGTTGGGCAAAGAATAGGGCAACTGATCTTTAGCTATCTAAATACCCCAGCTGAGGTTGGCTACTGTGAGAGGAAGATGTCTAAGTATAAAAATCAGAGTTCTGTGCTTCCATCTTTAATACATAGGGACTTTGAGTGA
- a CDS encoding beta-propeller domain-containing protein — protein MNKLIAPILIIFGLLLGCFNSEEEVDDFKVVLANEEIIKKIKAFQEVYEVKSVTVKAERYSKTNVQVPGVDEADIVKCDGEHIYYSKELIYRIFKIGYPLVERTYIIKAYPPNNLTVLSNISKGGKLYYFNKSLIIIGNREMYAYNVSNPKDPKLIWNLTLNGSYVSSRFYKGDIYLVVRKHNLNYPIVWNNVKAKLYVPLAPSYYDLDYSYTYIISKINGRTGKVKNLISLAAGYKTNMYMSKNNLYFTYYLAPKEYWLYINFIYKYRDKYFPKDVAERIKEVYEDKLFDPYPKYIQIRKIINSYLSSLPLEERNRLMEEIEKGFNKYLEENIEKLEGTGILKINLNNFSMASTKIPGKVLNQFSMDEYEGYFRIATTIGDIWRLREKTKNSIYILDKDLKVVGKIENISKGKRIYAVRFVKDRAYIITYREKDPLYVVDLKNLRILGELKIEGYSTYLHPIGKDKIIGIGKDNGRIKISLYDVSNFSSPKELDKFIIDEFWSRALYEHHAFFWDEEKRILVIPVGKKAYVFKINNNNISLKFVDVHNSEVLRALYIDDYLYIISYNELHVVDENNFKLVNKISL, from the coding sequence ATGAATAAATTAATAGCCCCTATTTTAATAATTTTTGGGTTATTATTAGGATGCTTTAACTCAGAGGAAGAAGTAGATGATTTTAAAGTAGTTTTAGCCAATGAAGAGATAATAAAGAAAATAAAAGCTTTTCAAGAGGTTTATGAGGTTAAAAGTGTTACAGTAAAGGCTGAAAGATATTCTAAAACAAATGTCCAAGTTCCAGGAGTTGATGAAGCTGACATAGTAAAGTGTGATGGAGAGCATATATATTACTCAAAGGAACTAATTTACAGAATTTTTAAAATTGGATATCCATTAGTGGAGAGAACTTACATTATAAAAGCCTATCCTCCAAATAACTTAACAGTTCTCTCCAATATTTCCAAGGGAGGGAAATTATACTATTTTAATAAGAGCTTAATTATCATTGGAAATAGAGAGATGTATGCTTACAATGTCTCAAATCCTAAAGATCCTAAACTTATCTGGAACTTAACCTTGAATGGAAGTTATGTAAGCTCAAGGTTTTACAAGGGAGATATCTATTTAGTTGTAAGAAAACACAATCTTAACTATCCTATTGTTTGGAACAATGTTAAAGCTAAGCTTTATGTCCCACTGGCCCCAAGCTATTATGACTTAGATTATAGCTATACTTACATAATCTCTAAGATAAATGGAAGAACTGGGAAGGTTAAGAACCTTATATCCTTAGCTGCTGGATATAAAACTAACATGTATATGTCAAAAAATAACCTATACTTCACCTATTACTTGGCTCCAAAGGAGTATTGGTTGTATATTAACTTCATTTACAAGTATAGGGATAAATATTTTCCTAAAGATGTTGCTGAGAGGATAAAAGAGGTTTATGAGGATAAACTTTTTGATCCATATCCTAAATATATCCAAATAAGGAAAATAATAAATAGCTATCTCTCATCCCTTCCCTTGGAAGAGAGAAATAGGCTTATGGAAGAGATAGAGAAAGGGTTCAACAAGTATTTAGAGGAGAATATAGAAAAGTTGGAAGGGACTGGAATTTTAAAGATTAATTTAAATAACTTTAGTATGGCAAGCACTAAAATCCCTGGAAAGGTTCTTAATCAATTCTCTATGGATGAGTATGAAGGATACTTTAGAATAGCTACAACCATAGGAGATATTTGGAGATTGAGGGAGAAGACAAAAAATAGTATTTACATCTTAGATAAAGATTTAAAAGTTGTTGGGAAGATTGAGAATATCTCAAAAGGAAAGAGAATATATGCTGTTAGATTTGTTAAAGATAGAGCCTATATTATAACTTACAGAGAGAAAGATCCTTTATATGTTGTTGATTTGAAGAATTTAAGGATTTTGGGAGAGCTAAAAATTGAGGGTTATTCAACCTATTTACATCCTATAGGGAAGGATAAGATTATAGGAATTGGAAAGGATAATGGTAGGATAAAGATTTCTCTTTATGATGTCTCTAACTTTAGTAGCCCTAAAGAGCTTGATAAGTTTATAATTGATGAGTTTTGGTCAAGGGCTTTATATGAGCATCATGCCTTTTTCTGGGATGAGGAGAAAAGAATATTGGTTATTCCAGTAGGAAAAAAAGCTTATGTTTTTAAAATAAACAATAATAATATATCTTTAAAATTTGTTGATGTACATAACTCAGAGGTTCTGAGAGCTTTATATATTGATGACTATCTCTATATTATCTCCTACAATGAGCTTCATGTTGTTGATGAAAATAACTTTAAGTTGGTTAATAAAATCTCACTATAA
- a CDS encoding adenylate kinase family protein: protein MKIAITGTPGVGKTTVSKILGERLGFKVIDITDFVKKNKLYKEYVEEMDSFLIDFEKLKKALEKEDNVIFDGHISHLLDVDYTIVLRCDPKIIEKRLKERGYSEKKILENVQAEILDVCLCESKGKVYEIDTTNKKPEEIVEEIISAIKEGKERKGVVNWLEKYFDYLI, encoded by the coding sequence ATGAAAATAGCTATAACTGGAACTCCAGGGGTTGGGAAGACGACAGTTTCTAAGATTTTAGGAGAAAGATTAGGATTTAAGGTTATAGACATAACTGACTTTGTCAAAAAGAATAAGCTTTATAAGGAATATGTTGAAGAGATGGACTCTTTTTTAATAGATTTTGAGAAGTTAAAGAAGGCTTTGGAGAAGGAAGATAATGTTATCTTTGATGGCCATATCTCTCATTTGCTGGATGTTGATTACACCATAGTGTTGAGATGTGACCCTAAGATAATAGAAAAGAGGTTAAAGGAGAGAGGTTACAGTGAAAAGAAAATTTTAGAGAATGTCCAGGCAGAGATCTTAGATGTCTGTCTTTGTGAGAGTAAAGGGAAAGTTTATGAGATTGACACAACAAATAAAAAGCCAGAGGAGATAGTTGAAGAGATAATTTCAGCAATAAAAGAGGGAAAAGAGAGAAAGGGAGTAGTTAATTGGTTAGAGAAATACTTTGACTATTTAATATAG